A single region of the Thermodesulfovibrionales bacterium genome encodes:
- a CDS encoding response regulator transcription factor, with the protein MGTNILINIKNKIVSELLNKFISGICPEYRICNPENRDDPDLVIVDPETVKDDMKSRFSNTKVLLLDFGTDEKNLIDIFLLYKIDGIISANTDLDLFKKALRVVCEDQIWIENKYIKLMKETGLLLKSNRPGYISRREAEILQLLKEGLSNKEIAAKLSLSDQTVKTHLSRIFKKFNVSSRSQLITNLLKDKLI; encoded by the coding sequence ATGGGAACTAATATACTTATTAACATCAAAAATAAGATTGTTTCTGAATTGTTAAATAAATTTATTTCAGGCATCTGCCCTGAGTACAGGATATGCAATCCTGAAAACAGGGATGATCCGGATCTTGTAATTGTTGACCCCGAAACAGTAAAGGATGATATGAAATCCCGCTTCAGTAATACAAAGGTACTGCTTCTTGATTTCGGTACAGATGAAAAAAATCTCATTGATATCTTTCTCCTCTATAAAATTGATGGTATTATCTCTGCAAATACGGACCTTGATCTCTTTAAAAAGGCACTCAGGGTAGTCTGCGAGGACCAGATATGGATTGAAAATAAGTATATAAAACTCATGAAAGAAACAGGGCTTTTATTAAAAAGTAACAGACCTGGTTATATAAGCAGGAGAGAAGCAGAGATACTGCAACTTCTTAAAGAAGGGCTATCTAATAAAGAAATAGCAGCAAAACTTTCCTTAAGTGATCAGACAGTGAAAACCCATCTGAGCAGGATATTTAAAAAATTCAATGTTTCCAGCCGCTCACAGTTAATTACTAATCTCTTAAAGGATAAACTAATCTAA